In the genome of Globicephala melas chromosome 3, mGloMel1.2, whole genome shotgun sequence, one region contains:
- the POU5F2 gene encoding POU domain, class 5, transcription factor 2: MAGHSPSNFPMPGTGGDRPAGPVPVRVDTPIELSAQAAPGRLMVRPEVRPGMCPDPEVWALSPGPPPCEFQDGMMPCRPRVGAGKVSAWFPRPSEVAFPGPCIDLQCIPTLALPEDVSAVQEMEQLAKELRQKRMTLGYSQADVGLLMGALFGRTLSQTTIWCFEAQQLSLTNMWKLRLLLKMWLEQVDMENLLGLCKMETILQQAGKHRRAYRERHIGNSLEKLFLQCQKPTPQQISCIAGQLQLQKDFIQVWFHNWSKMGSRPSNDFSPLTEVGTVGPPLPRGPVCFPLTSGLHFCVPHYGGPYFTPLYPCPFHCGRNPPLCPSHYPEPPQAFQLRRLPFWGGPTRGNGSLGFT, from the coding sequence ATGGCCGGACACAGCCCCTCAAACTTCCCCATGCCGGGCACTGGTGGGGACAGGCCCGCAGGGCCAGTGCCGGTGCGGGTTGACACTCCAATCGAGTTGAGCGCCCAGGCGGCCCCCGGCAGGCTGATGGTCCGGCCAGAGGTCAGGCCGGGGATGTGCCCAGACCCTGAGGTGTGGGCACTGTCCCCAGGTCCCCCGCCGTGCGAATTCCAGGATGGGATGATGCCTTGCCGGCCCCGGGTCGGAGCTGGAAAGGTGAGCGCTTGGTTCCCAAGACCCTCTGAGGTCGCCTTCCCTGGGCCCTGCATCGACCTGCAGTGCATCCCGACGCTGGCGCTGCCAGAAGACGTCTCTGCCGTACAGGAGATGGAGCAGTTGGCCAAGGAGCTGAGGCAGAAGAGGATGACCCTGGGGTACTCTCAGGCCGACGTGGGGTTGCTCATGGGGGCTCTTTTTGGAAGGACGCTGAGCCAGACGACCATCTGGTGCTTCGAGGCCCAGCAGTTGAGCCTCACCAACATGTGGAAGCTGCGACTGCTGCTGAAGATGTGGCTGGAGCAAGTGGACATGGAGAACCTTCTGGGCTTATGCAAAATGGAGACGATCCTGCAGCAGGCTGGGAAGCACAGACGGGCATACAGGGAGAGACACATCGGAAACAGCCTGGAGAAACTCTTCCTGCAGTGCCAGAAGCCCACACCCCAGCAGATCAGCTGCATCGCTGGGCAGCTCCAGCTGCAGAAGGACTTCATCCAAGTTTGGTTCCATAACTGGAGCAAGATGGGCAGTCGGCCAAGCAATGATTTCTCCCCACTGACAGAGGTGGGGACTGTCGGACCTCCTCTCCCAAGAGGACCAGTGTGCTTTCCCCTGACATCGGGACTCcatttctgtgtcccccattatGGGGGACCCTACTTTACACCGTTGTACCCCTGCCCCTTTCACTGCGGGAGGaaccctcctctctgccccagccACTACCCTGAGCCTCCCCAGGCTTTCCAGCTGAGGCGCCTGCCTTTCTGGGGAGGGCCAACCCGGGGAAACGGGTCCCTGGGGTTCACTTAA